One window of Candidatus Nitrospira kreftii genomic DNA carries:
- a CDS encoding hypothetical protein (conserved protein of unknown function), with translation MSVDETLFLAINGLAGQSAVADYVFLQLGNRSTLYFPGACAIAYWIWSNRREALLGGPVLGAAVGLTDFLGGQLKWVFERVRPCRALTDAVKIEPSGCGGLFSFPSNHAANTAALAAFLHVLYPKSGWITWPIVAFVGFSRVFIGAHYVTDVLGGWILGGVIGGGAAWALLQWPIFRKKLESVITPIGKVEARS, from the coding sequence ATGAGCGTGGACGAGACCCTCTTTTTGGCTATCAACGGATTGGCAGGCCAGTCCGCGGTGGCCGATTATGTCTTCCTACAACTGGGAAACCGCAGTACGCTCTATTTTCCAGGGGCCTGCGCGATCGCCTATTGGATCTGGAGCAACAGACGAGAGGCGCTGTTGGGCGGTCCGGTTCTGGGAGCAGCAGTCGGGCTCACTGATTTTTTGGGTGGGCAGCTCAAATGGGTCTTTGAACGCGTTCGACCCTGTCGGGCCCTCACCGACGCAGTGAAGATTGAGCCGAGCGGCTGTGGTGGGTTGTTCAGCTTCCCGTCGAACCATGCCGCCAACACCGCAGCGCTCGCAGCATTCCTCCATGTCTTGTACCCCAAGTCAGGCTGGATCACCTGGCCGATTGTGGCATTTGTCGGATTCTCCCGCGTGTTTATCGGCGCTCATTATGTGACGGACGTCCTTGGTGGGTGGATACTCGGAGGGGTGATCGGCGGAGGAGCGGCTTGGGCACTGCTTCAATGGCCGATCTTCAGGAAGAAGTTGGAGTCGGTCATCACGCCCATTGGAAAGGTTGAAGCCAGATCCTGA
- a CDS encoding putative P-loop guanosine triphosphatase, CobW-like: MLSAPVPFYILCGSLGAGKTTLLMRLLEHWKTQGRRAGVLMNEAGSVSIDGPRAGTLAEQVMNLAGGCVCCDTKEDLSWGIAQLVRDHGSDVLILECSGLADPAEVVDAVTDAYTARLAVLDRVIALLHPVSTDDSHSSAYVTTQAIRCADELILNKRDLYVPGHWEGFRSSIVEQNPYARLWETSHARLDAAELLAPHTSIKPTAPTNVMFGTSRPASVQRADYHPIATTVPLPGPLNRQRFLAWMKTIPKQLERAKGYFRFGKEPELQEFQYALPGQSTITPVTLLDEPTSALVLIGRGYDVDRLRAGLLATLEEPSAPA; the protein is encoded by the coding sequence ATGCTTTCAGCGCCTGTCCCCTTCTACATTCTCTGCGGCTCGCTCGGTGCCGGCAAGACCACATTGTTGATGCGGTTGCTGGAACATTGGAAAACCCAAGGTCGACGAGCCGGCGTCCTGATGAATGAAGCAGGCTCCGTCAGTATCGATGGTCCTCGCGCCGGCACACTCGCTGAGCAGGTGATGAACCTGGCCGGTGGCTGCGTCTGTTGTGACACAAAGGAAGATCTCTCGTGGGGTATTGCCCAGCTGGTGCGTGATCATGGATCAGATGTCCTGATTCTGGAATGTTCAGGGCTGGCCGATCCCGCGGAAGTGGTCGATGCGGTGACGGATGCGTACACGGCACGACTGGCTGTTCTCGACCGAGTCATCGCGCTCTTGCATCCGGTCTCGACAGATGACAGCCACTCCAGCGCCTATGTCACGACACAGGCCATCCGGTGCGCCGATGAACTCATTTTGAATAAGCGAGATCTGTACGTCCCTGGCCACTGGGAAGGATTCCGCTCATCGATCGTCGAGCAAAACCCCTATGCGCGGCTGTGGGAAACGTCCCACGCGCGACTCGATGCCGCTGAGTTATTGGCTCCACATACCTCAATAAAACCGACGGCTCCGACGAACGTGATGTTCGGGACGTCACGACCGGCGTCTGTCCAACGAGCTGACTACCATCCTATCGCGACAACCGTCCCATTACCTGGTCCGCTGAATCGCCAACGTTTCTTGGCGTGGATGAAGACGATTCCGAAACAACTGGAGCGTGCGAAAGGATATTTCCGATTCGGCAAGGAACCGGAGCTACAGGAATTCCAATACGCGCTGCCGGGACAGTCTACGATTACACCGGTGACTTTATTGGATGAGCCAACGTCTGCCCTGGTGCTGATTGGTCGGGGTTACGATGTCGATCGACTGCGAGCTGGCCTGTTAGCGACACTTGAGGAACCATCAGCGCCTGCGTAA
- a CDS encoding hypothetical protein (conserved protein of unknown function), with product MISTVLAILTTDAYPTAMFLRRLRDLSSLLRSGVALGMICIILGLAPFAVAQDVHHELAAADSDGHEHSDTDICQWVQHHIAGSVDLDVPRFTVCDIVRQQELPSESVLVSAALSLLGPSRAPPQV from the coding sequence ATGATTTCAACGGTTCTTGCAATTCTGACCACGGATGCCTATCCTACGGCCATGTTTTTGAGACGACTGAGAGACCTCTCCTCGTTACTCCGCTCAGGAGTGGCCTTGGGGATGATCTGCATCATCCTGGGTCTGGCTCCGTTCGCCGTTGCTCAGGATGTCCACCACGAGTTGGCCGCAGCCGATTCGGATGGGCATGAACATTCGGACACCGACATCTGTCAGTGGGTCCAGCACCACATTGCTGGATCAGTCGATCTCGATGTTCCACGGTTTACCGTTTGCGATATTGTCCGACAGCAGGAACTTCCGTCTGAATCCGTATTAGTATCAGCTGCGCTCTCTCTTCTGGGCCCTTCCCGCGCTCCTCCTCAAGTATAG
- a CDS encoding Putative TonB-dependent receptor — translation MYSLVKRVLNATFVTIVVVVAGGVCSVLQAADNEQNQTINGVVQNQDLRRVPQAVIEVKNQEGDMVLSGVSNDAGEFKIAVPESGTYSVSAVQETYRSEYVVLTIGEEPVNPVTLTLSKTNEVSLEVVAPLPPINTKASSETYSLSRKEINILPRGNNNELHDVLLTIPGAAYGSLKQVHIRQDHANLQLRIDGVPIPDTVSSTFSDVITPRAWERAEIILGGMPAEVGNKTAALIDITTKSGTKPGFGSVQMFGGSNKTINPSFEYGGTIGEKFRYYFLNSHTATNRGIEPPTLGHSIFHGQSERNQTMFRGDYQYDNHNNITLLFLNSIAKYQIPTSPGQTVNPTILGLLPGGFTPVPSEMVDENQKENNQYGHLVWRHDINTRNFFSLAGYFRHTRATFRTDPLNVLAYVPEVEEPFSAGSQDRIGYSGGVRMDYTYVHSKEHLIKAGFQIDRTQAINKTRLFTFLDDGVGNPVGGVINAGGDNRLVGWRQEFWIQDQWTPNEHWTFNLGVRADVVQYQRDEGQISPRVGVTYRYNPAHAFHAFYGRMFTPPNLERVAFTSLNTEGTKANPEDTTNNLPRAERAHYFQIGSVHALTDWATLQLTGYYKLANYMSDAHQLGTTPLLNYIAFERGWTRGADAALKVWFMENLTGRANIAWGQCKGYGLQSGHNLVHFEEIADINSRSGVHCDHQQTLTASGILSYRLLERTTLTGQVLFASGLRTAAEGAKTNSSHSPTYTIYNFSISHVIPLPWHGQKFLIGFDIVNALDQKYFINQGEGSIGLGVSHAGMPRSFFFRGQWFF, via the coding sequence ATGTACTCATTGGTGAAGCGTGTGTTGAATGCGACGTTCGTGACGATCGTCGTGGTGGTCGCTGGAGGTGTGTGTTCGGTCCTTCAGGCGGCTGACAACGAGCAAAACCAGACGATCAATGGAGTGGTCCAAAACCAGGACCTTCGGCGTGTGCCGCAGGCTGTCATCGAAGTGAAGAATCAAGAGGGTGACATGGTATTGTCCGGAGTCTCGAACGATGCCGGCGAATTTAAGATTGCCGTCCCCGAGAGCGGTACCTACTCCGTCAGTGCTGTGCAGGAGACTTATCGAAGTGAATATGTTGTGCTCACGATTGGCGAAGAGCCGGTGAATCCCGTGACCCTGACTCTCTCCAAGACCAATGAGGTGTCGCTGGAGGTGGTGGCACCTTTGCCGCCGATCAACACCAAGGCATCCAGCGAGACCTACTCACTCAGTCGGAAGGAAATTAATATTCTTCCTCGAGGCAACAACAACGAGTTACACGACGTGTTGCTGACAATCCCGGGCGCGGCCTATGGATCGTTGAAGCAGGTCCATATCAGACAGGACCATGCCAACTTACAGTTGAGAATCGACGGGGTGCCGATTCCCGATACGGTCTCCTCGACCTTTTCCGATGTCATCACGCCTCGGGCCTGGGAGCGGGCCGAAATTATTCTGGGTGGGATGCCAGCCGAGGTGGGCAACAAAACGGCTGCGCTCATCGATATTACGACGAAGAGCGGCACGAAGCCGGGATTTGGCTCGGTGCAGATGTTCGGTGGGTCGAATAAAACGATCAACCCGTCATTCGAGTATGGAGGCACGATCGGCGAGAAGTTCCGCTATTACTTTTTGAACAGCCATACGGCGACGAATCGAGGGATTGAGCCTCCGACGCTCGGCCATTCGATTTTTCATGGCCAGAGCGAGCGGAATCAGACCATGTTTCGCGGCGACTATCAGTACGACAATCACAATAACATTACGCTGTTGTTCTTGAACTCCATCGCGAAATATCAGATCCCGACGTCCCCTGGACAGACGGTGAATCCGACTATTCTCGGCTTGTTGCCCGGAGGATTTACGCCGGTGCCGTCGGAAATGGTGGATGAGAATCAGAAGGAGAATAACCAATACGGCCATTTGGTTTGGCGGCATGATATCAACACCCGAAACTTTTTCAGTTTGGCCGGATATTTTCGTCACACCAGGGCGACCTTCAGGACAGATCCGTTGAATGTTCTCGCCTATGTGCCGGAGGTAGAAGAACCCTTCTCGGCCGGGAGCCAAGACCGTATCGGCTATTCAGGTGGTGTGCGAATGGATTACACGTACGTCCACAGCAAGGAACACTTAATCAAGGCTGGGTTCCAGATCGATCGCACCCAGGCGATCAACAAGACGAGACTATTTACCTTTCTCGATGACGGTGTGGGAAACCCAGTCGGAGGTGTCATCAACGCCGGTGGTGACAACCGGCTCGTCGGGTGGCGACAGGAATTCTGGATTCAAGATCAGTGGACGCCGAATGAACATTGGACCTTCAACCTCGGGGTCCGTGCCGATGTCGTGCAGTATCAGCGTGACGAAGGGCAGATCAGTCCCAGGGTCGGTGTCACGTACCGATACAATCCAGCCCATGCCTTCCACGCATTCTATGGGCGCATGTTTACCCCCCCAAATCTCGAGCGGGTTGCCTTTACCAGCTTGAATACGGAGGGCACGAAAGCGAATCCTGAGGATACGACCAATAACCTACCACGGGCTGAGCGGGCCCATTACTTCCAAATCGGCAGCGTCCATGCACTCACGGATTGGGCGACCCTCCAGCTCACGGGGTATTATAAGCTCGCCAATTATATGTCGGACGCACACCAGTTAGGCACGACGCCCTTGCTGAACTATATTGCCTTTGAGCGGGGATGGACCAGGGGTGCCGATGCTGCGCTCAAGGTCTGGTTCATGGAGAATCTAACGGGTCGCGCCAACATCGCCTGGGGACAGTGTAAAGGCTATGGGTTGCAGTCCGGGCATAATCTGGTGCATTTTGAAGAAATCGCCGATATCAATTCGCGGAGCGGCGTCCATTGCGATCACCAACAGACGTTGACGGCCTCAGGAATCCTGAGTTACCGGTTGCTCGAGCGGACCACCCTTACCGGGCAGGTGTTGTTTGCGTCAGGACTGCGGACGGCAGCAGAAGGTGCAAAAACCAACTCGAGTCATAGCCCGACCTACACGATCTATAACTTTTCGATTTCGCATGTCATCCCATTGCCCTGGCATGGTCAGAAATTCTTGATTGGGTTTGATATTGTGAATGCGCTCGATCAAAAGTACTTCATCAATCAAGGCGAAGGCAGTATCGGTCTTGGTGTCTCGCATGCCGGCATGCCGCGATCCTTCTTCTTTCGAGGACAATGGTTCTTCTGA
- a CDS encoding hypothetical protein (conserved membrane protein of unknown function) — protein MMTDRFGTGIAQPELTNSLEEPKALSTPAPAQSRLKLKKVWLNLHLYLGLFGGALFVLMSLTGSFLVFYKAIDEWLNPTQMTTSGSGSYRPLNEVVATAQTAAPPGGWLDSLELPSSEREVFKAWHKVPTDQLDRYRSYLVTIDPYTGAVLSRDREWGTYLVSFIYELHESLLIDELGRTLVGFVAFFLLVSIGTGLSLWWPRSGRVRQAFLPVASTSRIRRHYQWHKLSGAYGAITLAVLALTGLYLAFPSYVVPLVSMFSPVDESSDESSAQSHPVSGVTSLTVEQAVGLVQRQFPDGRITYIGIPREVTDVYHMTMHRPGDVRESVGSSTVWLDQYSGAVLKLRDWQTFSAGETFVAWLFPLHNGEAFGLIGRWIVCVTGFVPLLLYVTALRMWRLKRTAYRRQSA, from the coding sequence ATGATGACCGACCGGTTCGGGACCGGCATCGCACAACCGGAGTTGACGAACTCCCTTGAGGAACCAAAAGCCCTCTCCACACCGGCGCCCGCGCAGTCTCGTCTCAAGCTCAAGAAAGTCTGGCTGAACCTCCATCTCTATCTGGGGCTATTCGGCGGAGCACTATTCGTATTGATGAGTCTCACGGGCAGTTTCTTAGTGTTCTATAAAGCCATCGACGAATGGCTGAATCCGACACAGATGACGACGAGCGGCTCCGGCTCCTACAGGCCGCTGAATGAGGTGGTGGCGACAGCCCAGACCGCTGCTCCTCCCGGCGGCTGGTTGGACAGCCTTGAATTGCCCTCCTCTGAGCGCGAGGTTTTTAAAGCCTGGCATAAGGTGCCGACTGACCAGCTCGACCGCTATCGGTCGTACCTGGTTACGATTGACCCCTACACGGGAGCCGTCTTAAGCCGCGACCGTGAATGGGGCACATATCTCGTCTCGTTCATCTATGAGTTGCATGAATCGTTGTTGATCGACGAGCTTGGTCGGACTCTTGTGGGCTTTGTCGCCTTCTTTCTTCTGGTCTCAATCGGCACGGGCCTGTCTCTCTGGTGGCCCCGGTCGGGGAGAGTACGGCAGGCATTCCTCCCCGTCGCGAGTACAAGCCGGATCCGTCGACACTATCAGTGGCACAAACTCAGTGGGGCGTACGGCGCAATCACGCTGGCTGTGCTCGCGCTCACAGGCCTGTACTTAGCGTTTCCTAGCTACGTGGTCCCGCTCGTCTCCATGTTTTCTCCAGTGGATGAATCAAGCGATGAAAGCTCTGCGCAATCCCATCCAGTCTCGGGCGTGACATCCCTCACCGTTGAGCAGGCAGTCGGACTTGTCCAGCGCCAGTTTCCGGATGGAAGGATCACATACATCGGCATTCCTCGTGAAGTCACAGACGTGTACCACATGACGATGCACCGGCCCGGGGATGTCCGAGAATCGGTCGGAAGCAGCACGGTCTGGTTGGACCAATACAGCGGGGCCGTGCTCAAGCTGCGTGATTGGCAAACCTTCTCTGCGGGGGAGACGTTTGTGGCCTGGCTCTTTCCTTTGCATAACGGGGAGGCGTTTGGGTTGATTGGTCGGTGGATCGTGTGCGTCACCGGATTCGTCCCGCTGCTGTTGTACGTCACCGCGCTTCGCATGTGGCGGCTGAAACGGACTGCGTATCGACGGCAATCGGCCTAA
- a CDS encoding hypothetical protein (conserved protein of unknown function), whose product MIQHPEIVQAFERAWIRRTPHSYARNVEIVVALFHEARVLGAWPPKDLLDGIDTDVRLALALTVHTPA is encoded by the coding sequence ATGATACAGCACCCCGAAATAGTTCAAGCCTTCGAGCGAGCCTGGATTAGACGTACGCCCCATAGTTACGCCCGCAACGTCGAGATTGTTGTAGCCCTTTTTCACGAGGCTCGGGTCTTGGGCGCATGGCCGCCCAAGGATCTGCTCGACGGTATCGACACGGATGTGCGATTGGCCCTGGCTCTTACTGTTCACACGCCTGCTTGA
- a CDS encoding 3-deoxy-D-arabino-heptulosonate-7-phosphate synthase, tyrosine-repressible, which yields MNRPIDNQHVIEIKALPSPRAIKTKLPITDQSAALVVETREAIRKILHGQDRDRLLVIVGPCSIHDPDAAYEYAARLKPIADALRDRFLIVMRTYFEKPRTTVGWKGLINDPHLDGTCDIATGMELARAILLRINELGLPCGTELLDPISPQYVADLISWAAIGARTTESQTHREMASGVSMPVGFKNGTEGSLQVAINAMTSARTPHHFVGINADGQTAIIKTMGNPDRHIVLRGGGGRTNYEAQDVAKAEAAVVGEGIARPIMVDCSHDNSKKDHTRQGFVAREVLQQFREGRQSIMGFMLESNLNPGKQAWKEGVALLHGVSITDACLGWSETEQLLQELAAAITPKPVS from the coding sequence ATGAATAGGCCGATTGACAATCAACACGTCATTGAAATCAAGGCGCTCCCCTCTCCTCGCGCCATCAAGACCAAACTCCCGATTACCGATCAGTCGGCGGCACTCGTTGTCGAAACCCGTGAGGCGATTCGAAAAATCCTGCACGGACAGGATCGTGACCGGCTCCTGGTCATCGTCGGCCCCTGCTCCATCCACGACCCTGATGCCGCGTATGAATATGCCGCCAGGCTGAAGCCCATCGCCGATGCCCTGCGTGATCGTTTCCTCATTGTCATGCGAACCTACTTCGAAAAGCCGAGAACCACCGTGGGGTGGAAAGGGCTCATCAATGATCCCCATCTCGATGGCACCTGCGATATCGCAACGGGGATGGAGTTGGCCCGAGCGATTCTCCTTCGGATCAATGAATTAGGACTTCCCTGCGGAACAGAGCTGCTAGATCCGATCAGCCCGCAGTACGTCGCTGACCTCATCAGTTGGGCGGCCATCGGTGCCCGCACCACGGAAAGCCAAACCCATCGCGAAATGGCCAGCGGGGTCTCCATGCCGGTCGGATTCAAGAACGGGACAGAAGGCAGTTTGCAGGTCGCCATCAATGCCATGACGTCCGCCCGCACCCCACACCACTTCGTCGGCATCAATGCCGACGGCCAGACTGCCATCATCAAGACCATGGGTAATCCCGATCGCCATATCGTGCTCCGCGGTGGAGGTGGACGAACGAACTACGAAGCACAGGATGTGGCCAAAGCTGAGGCCGCCGTCGTCGGAGAAGGGATCGCCCGCCCAATCATGGTTGACTGTTCGCATGACAATTCAAAGAAGGATCATACCCGTCAAGGATTTGTAGCTCGCGAAGTCCTGCAGCAATTTCGGGAAGGCCGTCAGTCCATCATGGGCTTCATGCTCGAAAGCAACCTGAATCCCGGGAAACAAGCGTGGAAAGAAGGCGTGGCTCTCCTTCATGGCGTGTCCATTACCGATGCTTGTCTCGGCTGGAGCGAGACCGAACAGCTGCTGCAGGAACTTGCAGCTGCCATCACACCAAAGCCGGTTTCCTGA
- a CDS encoding hypothetical protein (conserved protein of unknown function) produces the protein MKQTSNKDNPMKLALCGCGNLHLTCGNVTFHLTRDEFLVFAESVRRLATIVAQPSPNQPRAATESVLSRVCH, from the coding sequence ATGAAACAGACATCGAATAAGGATAATCCGATGAAGCTGGCACTGTGCGGATGCGGAAATCTGCATTTGACTTGCGGCAATGTCACGTTCCACCTCACGCGTGATGAGTTTTTAGTATTTGCGGAGTCGGTGCGGCGCCTGGCCACGATCGTAGCCCAGCCGTCTCCGAATCAGCCGAGGGCAGCGACGGAATCTGTCCTCAGTCGAGTGTGCCACTAA
- a CDS encoding hypothetical protein (conserved protein of unknown function): protein MTSICAKCGGCIIGERALDYYQAKRWRCINCGWYREDAAARPSRAISLSKRGTYQLRG, encoded by the coding sequence ATGACATCGATCTGTGCCAAATGTGGAGGCTGCATCATCGGCGAGCGGGCTCTCGATTATTATCAAGCAAAGCGATGGAGATGCATTAACTGTGGCTGGTATCGCGAGGATGCGGCGGCGCGCCCCAGCCGAGCCATCAGCCTGTCTAAACGAGGAACCTACCAGCTCAGAGGATAG
- a CDS encoding hypothetical protein (conserved protein of unknown function) has product MDRISDLLSLATQLPLTPLVDPETFTKQTMVLPCQDPMTDSRVDFIFSHSPYEKQAIRRAANVTIREAQVRFATAEDLIVHKMLAHRARDIEDVKNVMLRNPGLALPYIRRWLSQFSEALAQPFDGEFEQLLKDIS; this is encoded by the coding sequence GTGGATCGAATCTCTGATCTTCTCTCGCTGGCGACACAGCTCCCACTCACCCCACTTGTAGATCCTGAGACGTTTACAAAGCAGACCATGGTATTGCCCTGTCAAGATCCTATGACGGACAGTCGGGTGGATTTTATCTTCTCTCACAGTCCCTACGAGAAGCAGGCCATTCGCCGGGCGGCCAACGTGACGATCAGGGAAGCGCAGGTTCGGTTTGCCACGGCCGAAGACTTGATCGTGCACAAGATGCTCGCGCATCGAGCGAGAGACATTGAAGACGTGAAGAATGTGATGTTGAGAAACCCCGGACTAGCTCTTCCCTATATTCGACGCTGGCTGTCCCAGTTTTCTGAAGCGCTTGCGCAGCCGTTCGATGGAGAATTCGAACAGCTGCTAAAAGACATCTCGTAG
- a CDS encoding hypothetical protein (conserved protein of unknown function), giving the protein MISSTFESLAFWTGIVAVGITATSALFGCLSWWFSSKVKSLKEEISFQQTTKTNAPTEAISHQQRSAIRTGKTAVTLAAAGALFGCLSWWFAFTVSDTKEEARMRFESEYTAKMKAAERDVVKARRETAKALADVTAANERAGRLEVEAVGLREQAARAEIVMKAAEVQSEDAKKEAARARKSIAKALADVTAANERAGRLEVEAAGLREQAARAEIDLMNVKERMARRAISDAQRTRLLQDLKPIPKGPIKIIAVLGDEEAGKFAKEMADVLKEAGWIDVHVRRGVFSGGIDGFEIRLRDREKVPVFALQIARVFDAIGFEPALVLDPSVAEGAMEIIIGMNADSG; this is encoded by the coding sequence ATGATCTCCTCCACATTCGAATCGTTGGCGTTTTGGACGGGAATAGTGGCGGTGGGGATTACTGCAACGAGTGCATTATTCGGCTGCTTATCCTGGTGGTTCTCTTCCAAGGTCAAATCTTTGAAAGAGGAGATAAGCTTTCAACAGACGACAAAAACTAACGCACCCACTGAAGCGATCTCTCATCAACAACGATCTGCGATTCGGACCGGAAAGACTGCCGTCACTTTAGCTGCGGCGGGTGCCCTGTTCGGCTGCTTGTCCTGGTGGTTCGCTTTCACCGTCAGCGATACAAAAGAAGAAGCTCGCATGCGTTTCGAATCCGAATATACAGCGAAGATGAAAGCGGCGGAGCGTGACGTGGTAAAAGCACGCCGGGAGACGGCCAAAGCACTCGCTGATGTGACGGCAGCGAACGAGCGTGCCGGTAGACTCGAAGTCGAGGCGGTAGGCCTTCGAGAGCAGGCAGCTCGAGCAGAAATCGTAATGAAAGCCGCAGAGGTGCAGTCGGAGGATGCAAAGAAAGAGGCTGCACGGGCGCGTAAAAGTATCGCCAAAGCACTCGCTGATGTGACGGCAGCGAACGAGCGTGCCGGTAGACTCGAAGTCGAAGCGGCAGGCCTTCGAGAGCAGGCAGCTCGAGCAGAGATTGACCTTATGAATGTCAAAGAGCGAATGGCGAGAAGAGCCATTTCGGACGCGCAGCGCACTCGCTTACTGCAAGATTTGAAACCAATTCCAAAAGGGCCAATAAAAATTATCGCCGTTCTGGGGGATGAAGAAGCAGGCAAATTTGCAAAAGAGATGGCTGATGTTCTCAAAGAAGCTGGATGGATCGATGTCCACGTTCGTCGTGGCGTGTTCAGCGGAGGCATCGATGGTTTCGAAATCCGACTTCGAGACCGCGAGAAGGTCCCAGTTTTTGCTTTGCAAATTGCCAGAGTTTTCGATGCCATTGGATTTGAGCCTGCACTCGTGCTCGATCCATCGGTAGCGGAAGGAGCAATGGAAATCATCATTGGCATGAACGCAGACTCCGGATAG
- a CDS encoding hypothetical protein (conserved exported protein of unknown function) produces MNLLDGTIALSIRQMVSVCVLCVLLSPAAALAAAGDEATHESDHHEDVLELPEVHVHGLPLNKDQQLGPVARSTPWPGIPASLNGQEIDDWMKVRLLVSKEAKVSVVVLEPCKHRELTTAGVHALGKWTFDPQMSGDDPVDGELNVRIHFRTR; encoded by the coding sequence ATGAATCTATTGGACGGGACCATAGCTTTGAGTATCAGACAGATGGTGTCGGTCTGTGTACTGTGTGTGCTACTGAGCCCCGCCGCTGCTCTCGCAGCGGCGGGCGATGAGGCCACGCACGAGAGCGATCATCATGAAGATGTGCTTGAGCTGCCCGAGGTGCACGTTCACGGATTGCCGCTCAACAAAGATCAGCAATTGGGTCCCGTGGCCAGGTCAACGCCTTGGCCCGGTATTCCTGCCTCGCTCAACGGGCAAGAGATCGATGATTGGATGAAGGTTCGTCTCTTGGTCTCCAAAGAGGCGAAGGTCAGCGTGGTCGTGCTGGAGCCCTGCAAACATCGTGAGTTGACCACCGCTGGGGTTCATGCGCTCGGCAAATGGACCTTCGATCCTCAGATGAGCGGCGACGACCCGGTGGACGGCGAGCTGAACGTCCGAATCCATTTCCGCACGCGGTGA
- a CDS encoding hypothetical protein (conserved protein of unknown function), with translation MSSPPKKNRGRVDILRQKAHRGGKTVTVVTGFVGISEAEKEVLAKQMQKACGAGGTVKEGRIEIQGDQREAVALILTDAGFRPVFAGG, from the coding sequence ATGTCTTCTCCGCCTAAGAAAAATCGTGGGCGCGTGGATATTCTTCGCCAGAAGGCGCACCGCGGAGGCAAGACCGTCACGGTGGTCACAGGGTTCGTTGGAATCAGCGAGGCGGAAAAGGAAGTGCTTGCCAAACAAATGCAGAAAGCCTGTGGAGCAGGTGGAACGGTCAAAGAGGGACGGATCGAGATCCAAGGCGATCAGCGTGAGGCGGTCGCGCTCATTCTCACGGACGCGGGATTTCGCCCGGTCTTCGCCGGCGGATAA